TGCAGTCATGCTTTCCTTAGGTGGGACTATCTTATTCATGTTGGAACACCTGACATTTGTTCTTCAGGAGAAAGTAGGAGGTTGCATTGCACTTACAGAAGGATTTTTAGATGTCAGCATCACTTATGTTTAAGTTTGGACTTTTCACCTTTAATGAGAAGACTTTACACAGGAAAGTCATTTACTGACCACACATATAACTTATATGTGCAGCAAAAAGTAACTCACCCGTTGACAAACAGTTTACTAGTTGCTTTAGAATGATATGtattttataaccattttttaatGCTTATCTTAGGTAAATTAAGGTAGGTCTTTGAGTacattttataatgttttcattcaatttaattctttatattttattgcaATAAGAAAAGACAATTAATTATAgtctcaaaaatttaaaattaagtattattaaCACCTCTTAATCTTTTTGAACATGAATTGTAATCAATTAAAGAGTTGTTTTAGacatcaaatttctttttataggAACTCTAGATACTTGATTGTTGTCAATGTACAAAAATGTTAATAGACTAacaataaattggatttgattggtttttatgattattttcaatttacatatataaacatcACAAAAACCGATCAGGTTATAATTATATGatcatagttaaaaaaaattcatatatatacacacaaacacacacatgtatattctttttcatttattaagccaacaacaaatattttaacttgtattttttatgatttttttcaaatttgttaaatttgaaCTATTATTTTATGGTGTAAATTAAACTCATGCTAAATATCCCTAACCTTTgacatttcaataaaaaaagagagaacaaAACATGAGAATTACACcgtaaacataataaaaaaacatataaaatatattatgaaaaatattttaaataatatatgaaagtcACTTATACTATttccaacaaataaaattgacaaatatatctgcataataattcttttataaaaaaacataaaaactttgaaaatattgtattattCATTAGTAATACCATAATCACATCTAACATGTAATTTAGCATAATTAACATAACAATATAAATCTATGCTTTGAAGAATTTAATAGTACTTTCTTTGGTAGTGTATgcattaaaaagttaatttcaaactattattttaaaggtCACAAGTGTTTTCTATATAAGAGACAATAGGCTGCGAagaagttgttttttttttttttattattaccgCCTAAAAGAATACcttctaaaaaaagaaatagctTGATATTCCTTgttttaattaacttatttattaatcTAACATTTTAACTCAAAGTTGTTATGGCTTTCTATTTTGTCCTTTCCCAGGCACCTTATCTAATACCGGCATGGATACGTGTCACTCCAGTCTACACTTCTGCAATTAAAACGACGTCGTTATTCTGTTGGGATACTTCAGCGTCGTTCAGAACACGCACTTCACACTTGGTCTCACAGTGAATACTTCAGACGGAAGATAAGAGACGATAATGGTGGGTTTTGGCGGGAAAAAAGTGCGCCAAATGGTTGTTGGTTTCGGCGGCAGTGGCTTCGGTCAGGTCGCTATCGCTGTCGCAGTTTCCTTCCTCGTCCGTGTCTTCTCCGCTCCCGGCCCTGCTCTCTCGCCGGATAATGACCCCGACGATACGCAGGAGAACGGTTCTGACGATGCCGAAGCTCCTGCCGCCGGAAAGGTCACACCGGTCACAATCAGATGGAGAAACATCAATTGCTGCCTTTCCGATAAATCCTCCAAGTCCGTGAGTTCCTGTTTCCTCCCGTTTTTGAATGCTACCTAACGCACTATTGATTAAGCTTGAGTATTACAGGCTTTggataattattgtaattaatctGTTAATCATTTCGTGACATGCAATCTGCATTTTGGTTGTACCTTCGACATTTGCATGTTGAATTTCATATCAACCTTTGTATTAGATGCTTAGTTTCATAGggatttgttgatttttttttggtttattttttataatctgGTGATCATTGGAAGGTGATGTTAATTAATAGGTGAGATTTCTGCTTAGAAATGTGAGTGGAGAAGCGAGGCCTGGAAGGTTATTAGCCATAATGGGACCTTCAGGTTCAGGGAAGACAACTTTGCTTAATGTTCTTGCGGGTCAGCTCACAGCATCTCCTCGGTTGCATTTGAGTGGCGTTTTGGAGTTTAATGGAAAGCCTGCTTCGAAGAACGCGTACAAGTATGCTCGTTTGGTTTATGAGTGTATTTGCTGTACTTTTAATGTTTTCAGTTGCATGCTGAGAAGAATAATTAAGATGCCTTTCAATATTGGTGTAGGTTTGCTTATGTGAGACAGGAGGATCTCTTTTTCTCGCAGCTCACTGTTCGGGAGACGTTGTCTCTTGCTACCGAACTTCAGCTTCCCAACATATCTTCTGCGGAAGAGAGGGATGAGTTCGTGAACACTCTCCTTTTCAAGCTAGGCTTGGTGAGATTGCTTTTGTATCCCGGAACCTGTTTAGTGCAAAGTGGTTACTACTAGTATGTTGGAATGTAGGAACAGTTTTAAATAGGCTATTCTATCAATCCTTTATATTATCCTTGAAGAGTGAATTTGGTGATCAACTACAAGTCTACAActacaatttatatttaaataaattttttcagCTTTCCTATTTCAGATTTATGATAGGAAATGTGTTCCACTTGCTGATAGTTGTTTTATACTGATGCTCCCTTTGGCATCTGtatgttttttcttcaaaaggTTAGTTGTGCTGATACACGTGTTGGTGATGCAAAAGTTCGTGGAATTAGTGGTGGTGAAAAGAAACGCTTGTCCTTGGCGTGTGAACTGCTTGCTAGTCCATCTGTTATATTTTCCGATGAACCCACAACAGGTGATCACATACTTACAACATCtgcttttaaattgaatttaaacttTGCATATGATATAGTCTAGGTGTGTGGCCGGTAATGCAAGAATATATGCTGCCTTTGaattaatattaagaaatagTTCAGGGAGATAAGTTTTGAACCAGAACTGGTTTTTCTAACATTGACATATACTTAAGggatttcttgtgttttaatcTATACAACCATATTAGCATGCACAAATACACCTTTTCACCTTTCATGATTTTGTCACAAAATGTACCCCCAcctcctttatatatatatatatatatatatatatatatatatatatatatatatatatatatatatatatttgatgtaaTATTGTGCAAATGAATTTTTGCAGTTTATTGTTGCTTCCAAATGTGGTCAATTTTTACAGACTATTATCAGCTTTTTCACTTCGCCTATTTTGTCATAAAGTTGCTTTGTGTGCTTTCAGGACTTGATGCCTTCCAGGCTGAGAAAGTCATGGAAACTCTACAGCAACTTGCACAAGATGGTCATACTGTTATATGTTCTATACATCAGCCAAGAGGCTCAGTGTATAAAAAATTTGACGATATCATCTTGCTAACAGAGGGTTCACTAGTTTATGCTGGTCCTGCTCGTCATGAACCACTGACTTACTTCTCAAAATTTGGGTTATCCTCTTaatcttattaatattatgCCATTATACATTCTCCATGCTGTGGGTTCTCTTAATTCTCAATATTATATTGCTTAAAACCTTTTATTTGGTAATTGACTTATTTATACTCAGTTGAGAACACGACcatttttgtctattatttggcaatattaatttaaattggtATACTTCTAGCAAAACCAAGAAATCCAGAGTAACAATATATTGGTTCCTTGGATCAATCCGAAATCACAATCACTATCTTTATAGCTGTAAATATCTGAATCAGAGTAAAAAGTAGCACATtggaataattattaagaagtgaactttatgCTTAACTTAATCTTATAAAACCAGTTTGCATAGTGAGGTTTGCTCTTAATTATATACTGTAGAATTGTGTTATCTCATGTGATTTCTAGTACACTTCTCATATTGAGGCAAATACATCTCGAGCGTAAAATTAGATATTTGTGGCTAGTCCAATAGCATCCCAATAATGGGTGGCATGATAGGttaaacaaacaacaaattttgttaGGATAAACATCTAAATAAATCTGATACTGTATTATGAAGTGAATTAGAATCTTGattcaattctataaaactgACTTATAAGGTGAgttttgcactcacttatatattataaatttgtcttATTTCTAGGTGATGTGTGATttcaacaataatattatattattttgaaagaatttagTAGACATATGTTGTCATtgtaagttttttgttttttgttttttttttttttacattgttaaCCAATCATGACTCTCCTTGGTATGACTATAGggtaattatcataaaatttagCAAGATTGCCTCATAATTGTAGTATGAAAAACCTTTAGATTACCTGTGTATatgttatttattcttttatctatgaatttttcctcttttatgaGTAATTGTTGGGTAACTGTCCATGTAACAGGTACCAGTGCCCGGATCATGTAAATCCTGCTGAATTTTTGGCTGATCTCATATCCATAGACTACAGTTCTGCTGATAGTGTCTATACCTCTCAAAAAAGAATCGATGGTCTTATTGAGTCATTCTCGCAATTGTTATCAAGAGACATATACGCAACTCCAATTATTGTAAACGATCTCTCCAACAGTAGAAAGAAAATCACCCAGAGGGCGGCAGTAGGAAAGGAGAAAGGAATTTGGTGGAAGCAATTTTGGTTGCTCCTTAAAAGAGCATGGATGcaggtcctcccttttttaattCTGTCTGTCTTCCTTAGGATGGGAGAACACGCATAAATTGCTTGATAGTACCCATAAAGTTTGCCTTGCACAAATTTAAGTATGTTGAGGTTTCCTTATGTCATTTGGCAAGATGTAATCACAAAAGTGGGATTACTATATATTGTTTTCATATCTGGTATCTTGAgtggttaaattttttattttctccatattaaaatttcaactttttttgcTAGATTTATAGTGAAACGTATTTTTCATTCATTGGATTAATGGTTGTCTGGCTGATTAGTCTTCGCGAGATGCACCAACAAACAAAGTTCGGGCAAGGATGTCAATTGCATCAGCAATTATCTTTGGGTCAGTATTTTGGAGAATGGGAAATTCTCAGACTTCAATACAAGACAGAATGGGATTGCTTCAGGTATGTGATGTTCTTGTTTCGTGTTGCTTGTTTCTCATATTTCCTTGCTGCTAACATACATTGCAGAACAACAAAGAAACGTTTCTATGCTACATATGCAATTTTATTATACAATGTGGTGGCAACCATAGATAGAATATGGTGTTTCAGATAGGTAACaggaaaggaagaaagaacaTAATGCTGCAGTTATTGGTGAttgaatttcaaacaaaaacattGAGGAACTCTCCTTGTGGTCGTTTCCCTTTCAGCTTTTACTAAGGGTTACCCTGTTCACAACTTGCCAATGCTCTGTTctccaaaactaataaaactgAAGGACCTTTAGACCTTTCATTTCTCTACTCATCCTTCTACTAGTCCTATCTAAATGTCAATGCTAACTTTTTTTGGCTCTCTGAATTTTGGCATAGATACCTGTCTGCAAGTATGTACCTGTGTTTTGAGCATACTCAACACGTGAATAAACCACATATATCTGATAAACTGTTCGTTAGAATGCGAAGCTAGTGATCCTATGTTTTCCAACTATTTTTAGATACTTGAGGAGGTGCTAATTGATGGTATGAAATAGTTGATAGAAAAAATTGAACATAGCAATAAGATAGTAACGATAGAGTAACCATGTTACCTTGATTGATTATTATTTCATGATGTAAACAGGTAAGTTCcaaggagaaaaatgaaaaatatgtaatttggtATTTCTGTCATAAGATGTTCTCTTATCGccaccaaatttatttatttgtcgtgttagtttaattgattttgtaaggtcaaattcataaaataacaGTGTGATTTTTGCttgttgacaaaaataaaaatattatgggGGCCACAAATTAATTGAACAGGGACAGTGTATCCAAAATCTAGAACACTTGACTATTTGACTTCcatcttttatcttataattgTCTTGACGATCACTTTGAAATGCTTTCAACCCAAATCTTGTTATGTTACCAACATGACAATTTCAGTTGGCTAAGTTTTCTTTGCTCAATTACTTGGTGAGGCTCACAGGTTACTGCAATAAACACAGCTATGGCTGCTCTCACAAAGACGGTAGGTGTGTTTCCAAAGGAACGGGCAATTGTAGATAGAGAACGTGCTAAAGGTTCCTATTCCTTGGGTCCCTATCTGTTCTCAAAATTGTTGGCTGAGCTTCCCATTGGAGCAGCATTTCCATTAATGTTTGGTACTGTTTTGTATCCAATGGCACGCCTTCATCCTACCTTGCAGAGGTCAGTTTCTATCTTGGCCTCTTCAAGCTATATAGTttgaatcaaattttcatattttacattttgttgGGATAGTAGATTGAAAGCTTCTATAAATTTTTGTACAAAGAGGACCGTCAAATGTGCATGACTTTCTAAGCTGTCCTTCACAATCCATAATTGCCCTTCTTTCATTTTTGaggattatttttatttcagttCTAAAGGCTGTAGCAGGGGTATACACACACATAGGGCGTGCCCAATGAATGTCCTTCCCTCTTTCTCTTGATCTTTTTGTTGTattcattataaaaagaaaaataatgcaaggcACAATGGGTGAAAAGTTTATCCTTTGTCAGCATCTGTTCAATGTCCTTTTTTCTGCCTTTATTCTCTTGAGGGCTTTATTCCTGTTAATTCTTCCCATCTCTTAAAATTAACTTCTTAGTTTGGTGTTTTAGATTTGGAAAGTTCTGTGGCATTGTCACTATGGAATCTTTTGCCGCATCTGCTATGGGTCTCACTGTTGGTGCTATGGTTCCAACGACTGAAGCAGCAATGGCAGTAGGTCCCTCTCTGATGAcagtttttattgttttcggAGGCTACTATGTCAATCCTGAGAATACCCCAATCATTTTCCGCTGGATTCCTAATGTTTCTCTGATTAGATGGTAAGCTCAGTTCTGATTTATGAGTTAGGAAGGGGAGTTAACTTCAACTATATAGCTTGTGCTAAAAAACATAACTTGATTGAGCTAAATATCCTTGCAGAGTTTAATAATGGTTTCATTTGCTTTGATACTAATGATTACCAAATTGATTTCTGCACACTTTCAGGGCTTTTCAGGGACTTTCTATCAATGAATTTAGTGGTCTTCAATTTGACCATcaacattcatttgatattcaAACTGGAGAGCAGGTGAGAATAGAATCATGAatcttttcatttcaatttgaaTTAAGGTCAGGTTTGatagaaatggaaaaaaaagagaggatatATTGAGACCTTTGGACATCAAAACTTTAGAGAAATCTTATGAAGTATTTAAAAAGGCAAGTGAAGCAGGGAAACATGGTTCCTTTTGGGCTTTTGACTAATATGTACAAGTGAGGGAGGAAGAAAAGTCCTGTCTGAAAAAAGAGACCAGTTACCATCAGTTTTGAatgaacttataatttttaatgttactGACCTATAGTTGTTGCTTGAGTAGTAATGTTTTAATTCTCTCTCCATTAAATGgtaattttagaatattaacCTGGACTTATAATATGCTCTCACTCACTCAACCATTATTTctgtttaaattgaaattaaattgtgaTCTGTTGTCATATCTTGGGTAACTGTTACTGGAATATATACTACCACACAATAATACAAATTACCTATCTGCATTTCCGCTGTTAGAATATGTGGAAAGAGtgatagtttatttattttctatgcGCTTTCTTGGATGCTGATCCAACTCAATTTGGTATTCCCTTCCCTTTTTCACAGGCGCTAGAGCGAATTTCCTTTGGGAAAAGTAGGATCAGGGATACGGTGATAGCACAAAATAGAATACTACTATTTTGGTATTGCACCACCTATCTTCTCCTCGAGAAAAACAAACCCAAATACCAGCTACTTGAAACCCCTATTGACGACAACGAGCCGCGTTTAAAACTTGAGGAGCTCAATTCTGAACAAGCTGATCAGACACTTGAAGCTCCGCCAGTTGGCCAAGTTGATTCCAACCAGGCCCCTGAGTCACCTGGAGTAGATCTTGTTGGCCCTTTTGTCCTCGAAGGTTTGTAATCAGCTGGGCCTACTGCTGTTCATATCAGATATTCATCTATTTATTGATTTATCTAATACAGGTGCTAAGTAGAAAGATACCTTTGCAAAGGATGACCAGCAAATACTGAGACAGTAAGCCGTTTCCTATAGAACAAGACCACAAACACAATGTGATAATTGGACAACGAAAACATCAGCTAATGCTTACAGGATGTTAGTTTTGGGCCGAATTACAGGCTTTTAGATGTCTTAATAAAAAGCGATGGGGTATAATTTGGGACTGTCTCATGTTGGGTCATTTGATTACagtgtttattttcattcaatgatCAGAGATTACGTTGAATCATCCATGAGTTGGGTTTTTCTTGACTGTTACTACCGTGACTAACAATTTGTCAAAATTGAGGTTGgtcacagttttttttttttctttcgatGAACTTAGTTTTGAATTACATTGGTGTAATTGATCATTTCTTCCTACGTAAGTTGTGggtttattttccattttctttcccGTTGATAACGCGGCTTTTTTTCCAGTTACTAATATGATATTTGAAGGGAGAAAATGAACGAAAAACTCTGCCGCTGATAAAAATTCAGAAGACAACAACGAAACGGGAATCGAAATTACTCTCTTTTTACCGATTGGATTAAAGGAGAGGAATGGAAAATAACTACTTAAGAAGGAGACGcgtgtaaaaataaattttgtttttagttaatGGAAAGGAtggaaagataaaaaacaaaaaatagataaaagtaATTTAGTTTACATTCCCAAAAAAAGTTTGTACAGTTGAAATGATagttcatttgttgttttttttttttttgtttaacacaaataagaaaatcattttgaaaGGAATACTCTTAATTAATCAGAAATTGCAATAAACCTGAATTTGAGtgtttctattaaaaaattgacaaGTTCAGTATAAGCAATAACTTATGAGAGGATGATGATATAGAATCGTGTTATAATTTCAGTGTATATGTCTATTATTTTCTCAACTTATAGGTGGgttattaaagtatttttaatttgaatatttaattaggacaatttttaatgattcatgttctaattttcattaaaagaatcaaactttccttttaaaattcttcttctgtatcgttttcttttattttccgTAGAATTAAACAGATCACGGGACGTTAAATAGCTATTTCCCGTCCCCAAAGATTTGACCACTGTTACAGTCATGGTGGTATCACGACTTCAATTTATCAATCTgcgttgatttttttttttactttttacttgtTTAATTCCCGAATCACACGTATACTATTCTTACAAtatcattttactttaaaatttattaaataaagctGCCAcgtcaaaaacaaaacaaaaatgaatagaGTCATTTGAAGCGTCAGcgttcaaataatttaatttaatattgtagCGTAGCTCTTCGGCTTGGCCCCATTATCGATCATCCTATGATTagctatttttatttgatttaaaaattgaagtgtCTTCCAAATTGCAATATATTAAGGCCATAATGTTGGGCAGTTATGTATACAAGAAACAGAACAAAAGTTATTCAAGACAAGAAGGTTCTCTTAACGTACGAAACATT
This genomic interval from Vigna radiata var. radiata cultivar VC1973A chromosome 8, Vradiata_ver6, whole genome shotgun sequence contains the following:
- the LOC106772136 gene encoding ABC transporter G family member 7, coding for MVGFGGKKVRQMVVGFGGSGFGQVAIAVAVSFLVRVFSAPGPALSPDNDPDDTQENGSDDAEAPAAGKVTPVTIRWRNINCCLSDKSSKSVRFLLRNVSGEARPGRLLAIMGPSGSGKTTLLNVLAGQLTASPRLHLSGVLEFNGKPASKNAYKFAYVRQEDLFFSQLTVRETLSLATELQLPNISSAEERDEFVNTLLFKLGLVSCADTRVGDAKVRGISGGEKKRLSLACELLASPSVIFSDEPTTGLDAFQAEKVMETLQQLAQDGHTVICSIHQPRGSVYKKFDDIILLTEGSLVYAGPARHEPLTYFSKFGYQCPDHVNPAEFLADLISIDYSSADSVYTSQKRIDGLIESFSQLLSRDIYATPIIVNDLSNSRKKITQRAAVGKEKGIWWKQFWLLLKRAWMQSSRDAPTNKVRARMSIASAIIFGSVFWRMGNSQTSIQDRMGLLQVTAINTAMAALTKTVGVFPKERAIVDRERAKGSYSLGPYLFSKLLAELPIGAAFPLMFGTVLYPMARLHPTLQRFGKFCGIVTMESFAASAMGLTVGAMVPTTEAAMAVGPSLMTVFIVFGGYYVNPENTPIIFRWIPNVSLIRWAFQGLSINEFSGLQFDHQHSFDIQTGEQALERISFGKSRIRDTVIAQNRILLFWYCTTYLLLEKNKPKYQLLETPIDDNEPRLKLEELNSEQADQTLEAPPVGQVDSNQAPESPGVDLVGPFVLEGAK